One Fibrobacter sp. UWB2 DNA window includes the following coding sequences:
- a CDS encoding chloride channel protein: MNFSDFSKASQQFNQFSPEMKEQMMKMAKARVKEKLLKWFATPTFVLLGIILGAVIGALTACFGDISDRLSAIRDANPLYFIPALAIGGAAIVFAYKKWGRWTERGMDQVFAVGLNKESDFPLVSIPMAAVSTWLTQLFGGSAGREGAAMQIGSALSYNISKKLPFENAAHVMLVTGLAAGFAGIFQAPMAATAFALEVLLVGHLELGALLPAAAAAFTACKVSSMLGFHKFSVDLSSLLDASGFSASIFTNEGALDGKFLVKLALMGVLFGVVGGGFAKLLGLSQNFFAKKFPNNIKRIAIMGVGTSALLLVFFQGRYAGLGTNLLDLSFGVNAAGIAGYDWILKFALTILTLSAGFIGGAVTPLFAIGASFGIFIASIFGMPVALAAALGFAAVFASASNTLWAPILIAGEIFGFNCLPAFFIVCTVAYICNGGQSIYKQKKIRIKI, from the coding sequence ATGAATTTCAGCGACTTCAGCAAGGCGAGCCAACAGTTCAATCAGTTCAGCCCCGAGATGAAAGAACAAATGATGAAGATGGCAAAAGCCCGCGTAAAGGAAAAATTACTCAAGTGGTTTGCGACACCGACATTTGTGCTGCTCGGAATTATTCTCGGCGCAGTCATCGGCGCGCTCACCGCATGCTTTGGAGACATCAGTGACAGGCTTTCCGCCATCCGCGATGCAAACCCATTGTACTTTATTCCCGCCCTCGCCATCGGCGGTGCAGCCATCGTATTCGCTTATAAGAAATGGGGACGCTGGACGGAACGCGGCATGGACCAAGTCTTCGCCGTAGGCCTCAACAAAGAGAGCGACTTTCCGCTCGTCTCTATCCCGATGGCCGCTGTGAGCACTTGGCTGACGCAACTCTTCGGCGGAAGCGCAGGTCGTGAAGGGGCTGCTATGCAAATCGGCTCCGCACTTTCGTACAACATAAGCAAGAAGTTGCCATTTGAAAACGCAGCGCATGTTATGCTCGTGACCGGGCTTGCCGCAGGCTTCGCAGGAATTTTCCAAGCCCCGATGGCAGCCACAGCATTCGCATTGGAAGTTCTGCTCGTCGGCCACTTGGAACTTGGCGCATTGCTCCCCGCCGCCGCAGCCGCATTTACCGCCTGCAAAGTTTCGAGCATGCTCGGATTCCACAAGTTCAGCGTGGACTTGAGTTCGCTTCTCGATGCGAGTGGATTCTCGGCAAGCATTTTCACGAACGAAGGCGCACTTGACGGCAAGTTCCTTGTGAAGCTTGCGCTGATGGGCGTGCTCTTCGGAGTTGTCGGTGGCGGTTTTGCAAAGCTCCTCGGACTCTCGCAAAACTTTTTTGCTAAGAAGTTCCCGAACAACATCAAGCGAATCGCCATTATGGGCGTTGGAACAAGCGCTTTGCTGCTCGTATTTTTTCAAGGTCGTTATGCCGGACTTGGAACAAACTTGTTGGATTTGAGTTTTGGGGTTAATGCCGCCGGGATTGCCGGATATGACTGGATTCTGAAATTTGCACTCACAATCCTCACGCTCTCCGCCGGATTCATCGGCGGTGCCGTCACCCCGCTTTTCGCCATCGGTGCTTCCTTCGGAATTTTCATCGCAAGCATATTCGGAATGCCTGTTGCCCTTGCCGCAGCCCTCGGCTTTGCAGCAGTCTTTGCAAGCGCTAGCAACACGCTCTGGGCTCCCATCCTCATCGCCGGCGAAATCTTCGGATTCAATTGCCTCCCCGCATTCTTCATCGTCTGCACGGTCGCCTACATCTGCAACGGCGGACAATCGATTTACAAGCAAAAAAAGATTAGGATAAAGATTTAA